The Bosea sp. AS-1 region CCGCCGGCGGCGCTGCCGCTGAAGAGCAGACCGAGTTCACCGTCGTTCTTGCCGCCGCCGGCGACAAGAAGATCGAGGTGATCAAGGAAGTCCGCGCCATCACCGGCCTCGGCCTGAAGGAGGCCAAGGACCTCGTCGAGGGCGCTCCGAAGCCGCTGAAGGAAGGCGTTGCCAAGGACGAGGCCGAGAAGCTGAAGAAGCAGCTCGAGGCCGTCGGCGCCAAGGTCGAGCTCAAGTGAGCTTGGGCCGGCTGATGCCGGTCCGACCGTAGTCGAAACTGACAGTCCCGAGGCGTCCTGCGCCTTCGGGGCTGTTGCGTCGTTTCCGCGCTAGATCATCGCGCGTCCCGGTGGGCGCGAAAACGGTGATCTACCGAAGGGTCGGCGCATCGGATTGATCCGAAAAGTGGCTCCCACTTTTCGGTCCGATGCGAAGGGCGCGGGAGTTGTCGCGGAAGCCAGCCGCAACCGAGCGGCGAAGCTTCGATGAAGATGAAGTCGACGCGTCGCGTCGAACGGCTCACCCGGCGGCCCTGGCCGCCGATCCGGACCGCCGGGTGAGCCGTCCATGGAGCCGAAGCCGCTGGCCGGATCTGCGATCCTGCTATCGGGCCCGGTTCTGAACGGAGAGGTTGGGAGGTTCCGGGGCGTGGCCGCCACGCATCGGAATGCCCAGAGAACGCGAGGAACAACATGGTCAATTCGCTCCAGGGTCGCAGGCGCGTCCGCAAGTTCTTCGGCAAGCTCAAGGAAGTGGCGGAGATGCCGAACCTCATCGAGGTTCAGAAGGCGTCCTACGACCAGTTCCTGATGGTCGACGAACCCAAGGGTGGCCGGCCCGACGAGGGGTTGCAGTCCGTCTTCAAGTCGGTCTTCCCGATCGGCGACTTCTCCGGCGCCTCGCTGCTGGAGTTCGTCAAGTACACCTTCGAGCCGCCGAAGTATGACGTCGACGAGTGCCGCCAGCGCGGCATGACCTTCTCGGCGCCGCTCAAGGTGACGCTGCGCCTGATCGTGTTCGATATCGATCCGGACACCCAGGCGAAGTCCGTCAAGGACATCAAGGAGCAGGATGTCTACATGGGCGACATGCCGCTCATGACCGACAACGGCACCTTCATCGTCAACGGCACCGAGCGCGTCATCGTCTCGCAGATGCACCGCTCGCCGGGCGTGTTCTTCGATCACGACAAGGGCAAGACCCATTCCTCGGGCAAGCTGCTCTTCGCCGCGCGCATCATTCCGTATCGCGGTTCCTGGCTCGACATCGAGTTCGACGCCAAGGACATCGTGCACGCGCGCATCGACCGGAAGCGCAAGATCCCGGTCACCTCGCTGCTGTTCGCGCTCGGCATGGACGGTGAGGAGATCCTCAACCGCTTCTACAACCACATCACCTACACCAAGGACGCCAAGGGCTGGCGCGTTCCCTACGATGCGGAGCGCATGAAGGGCTTCAAGGCGACCGAGGATCTGATCGACGCCGACACCGGCGAGGTCGTGGTCGAGGCCGGCAAGAAGCTCGTCGCCCGTACCGCCCGCCAGCTCGCCGAGAAGGGCCTGAAGTTCCTGCGCGCGCAGGACGAGGACCTGTACGGCCAGTACATCGCCGAAGACCTCGTCAATCCCGCGACCGGCGAGATCTTCGCCGAGGCCGGCGAGGAAATCTCGGAGAAGCTGCTGAAGCAGCTCACCGATGACGGCTTCGACGAGATTCCGGTGCTCGACATCGACCACATCACGGTCGGCCCGTATATCCGCAACACGCTCAATGTCGACAAGAACTCGCGCCGCGAGGAAGCCCTGTTCGACATCTACCGCGTGATGCGCCCGGGCGAGCCGCCGACCCTCGAGACGGCTGAGAACATGTTCCAGTCGCTGTTCTTCGATCCGGAGCGCTACGACCTCTCGGCCGTCGGCCGCGTCAAGATGAACATGCGCCTCGACCTCGACGCCGAGGACACCGTGCGCATCCTGCGCAAGGAAGACATCTTCGCGGTCGTCAAGGCGCTGGTCGACCTGCGCGACGGCAAGGGCGAGATCGACGACATCGACCATCTCGGCAACCGCCGCGTGCGCTCGGTCGGCGAGCTCATGGAGAACCAGTATCGCCTGGGCCTCCTGCGCATGGAGCGCGCCATCAAGGAGCGCATGTCCTCGGTCGATATCGACACGGTCATGCCGCAGGACCTGATCAACGCCAAGCCGGCGGCTGCCGCCGTGCGCGAATTCTTCGGTTCCTCGCAGCTCTCGCAGTTCATGGACCAGACGAACCCGCTGTCGGA contains the following coding sequences:
- the rplL gene encoding 50S ribosomal protein L7/L12; its protein translation is MADLAKLVDELSSLTVLEAADLAKMLEEKWGVSAAAAVAVAAGPAAGGAAAGGAAAEEQTEFTVVLAAAGDKKIEVIKEVRAITGLGLKEAKDLVEGAPKPLKEGVAKDEAEKLKKQLEAVGAKVELK